One Tolypothrix bouteillei VB521301 DNA window includes the following coding sequences:
- the nblB gene encoding phycobilisome degradation protein NblB: MSTTPESVKQMLSSQDLGDRLRAVNLVRQLEPTVGYELIQTAINDSNSRVRYSAVSQLDTLGDQNLDLTLNVLRDRLFNDPEADVQAAAADCLGALKLQEAFQDLQQVYRTTKEWIVQLSIIAALGELGDPRAFELLKEALASNNELVITAAIGSLGELGDPQAVPLLVPFVTNPDWQVRYRLAQALRRLGSADAKSVLETLAKDEIEAVATEAKKSLNES; the protein is encoded by the coding sequence ATGAGCACTACTCCAGAATCTGTTAAGCAAATGCTTAGCTCGCAAGATTTGGGCGATCGCTTGCGTGCAGTAAATCTTGTTCGTCAATTGGAACCAACTGTAGGTTATGAGTTAATTCAAACTGCTATCAACGACAGCAATTCTCGCGTGCGTTACTCAGCCGTGAGTCAATTAGATACTTTAGGCGACCAAAATTTAGATTTAACCTTAAACGTGTTGCGCGATCGCCTTTTCAACGATCCAGAAGCTGACGTACAAGCAGCTGCAGCAGATTGTTTGGGTGCGCTTAAGCTACAGGAAGCTTTTCAAGATTTACAACAGGTTTACCGCACAACCAAAGAATGGATTGTTCAATTGAGCATTATTGCTGCACTAGGAGAGTTAGGCGATCCAAGAGCCTTTGAGTTGCTCAAAGAAGCACTTGCTTCCAATAATGAGCTAGTCATTACGGCTGCAATTGGTTCTTTAGGAGAGTTAGGCGATCCACAAGCAGTTCCCCTTTTGGTTCCGTTTGTTACAAATCCAGATTGGCAAGTTCGCTACAGACTCGCGCAAGCTTTAAGGCGTTTGGGTAGTGCAGATGCCAAATCTGTGTTAGAAACTTTGGCAAAGGATGAAATCGAAGCTGTCGCAACAGAAGCGAAAAAGTCTTTGAACGAGTCTTAA
- a CDS encoding LEVG family PEP-CTERM protein: MQKLKLVAATILGTSLSMGLAAAMPAAHAVSLIPQQEGEIDLTNMNCIVANQNCIQTQGYTVKSLDFNQDFKDDGLNKEFGLSRLFVDKNATENNWGPGNQIKFTLKDEGTNPISDQYWFRPVAYDATGKVIENGRLEVGKFLFTLDKAYQEVSLDFFDVEDNLFSGIVEVNGQSVNNLLAGAGKKDDASTKSLKLTNVSSFVIQLGNPGRNYGAAGSALAKTSFSTGDGVRLSGLGVTKAVPEPTTTLGLGAMAVAGLLGLRRKKVSQVG, encoded by the coding sequence ATGCAAAAGTTAAAGTTAGTAGCGGCAACAATTCTGGGAACAAGTTTGAGTATGGGTCTAGCTGCTGCAATGCCAGCCGCTCATGCTGTTTCTTTAATTCCTCAGCAAGAGGGTGAAATTGACTTAACAAACATGAATTGTATTGTTGCGAATCAGAACTGCATTCAAACACAAGGTTACACAGTAAAAAGCTTAGATTTTAACCAAGACTTTAAAGATGATGGATTGAACAAAGAATTTGGACTTAGCCGTCTATTTGTTGATAAAAACGCTACCGAGAATAACTGGGGACCTGGTAACCAAATCAAGTTTACATTGAAAGATGAGGGAACAAATCCTATCTCCGATCAGTACTGGTTCCGTCCCGTCGCTTACGATGCTACAGGTAAAGTGATTGAAAATGGTCGATTGGAAGTTGGTAAGTTCTTATTTACTTTGGATAAGGCTTATCAAGAAGTATCATTGGACTTCTTTGATGTAGAAGATAACTTGTTTTCTGGTATTGTAGAAGTCAACGGACAAAGCGTAAATAACCTGCTTGCAGGTGCAGGCAAGAAAGATGATGCTTCTACCAAGAGCTTAAAATTGACAAATGTCTCCTCCTTTGTCATTCAATTAGGCAACCCCGGTAGGAACTATGGTGCAGCTGGTAGTGCATTGGCAAAGACTTCATTCTCAACTGGTGACGGTGTCCGGTTGTCTGGGCTAGGAGTAACAAAAGCAGTACCCGAACCAACAACTACCTTAGGCTTGGGTGCAATGGCAGTAGCTGGTTTGTTGGGCTTGCGTCGTAAAAAAGTGTCTCAAGTTGGTTAA
- a CDS encoding DUF456 domain-containing protein, with the protein MTILYVLIIALMLVGIAGAVIPALPGASLILIGIIIWGFVSGSFAAIKIPLIVTVIVLLLSIGVDFLAGYIGAQQAGASKWGQIGAMVGLLLGFFGLLPALPVGGPLLGMLLGPLLGAIIGEYLYRHDVAIAIKAGIGIVVGTILGNLIQGLLAIGAVVTFLVTTWSQVFGS; encoded by the coding sequence ATGACAATTCTTTACGTTTTAATCATTGCCCTAATGCTTGTAGGTATTGCGGGTGCAGTTATTCCTGCTCTTCCTGGAGCAAGCTTAATTTTAATTGGGATTATCATTTGGGGCTTTGTCAGTGGTTCCTTCGCAGCTATAAAAATACCGCTTATTGTTACTGTTATTGTTTTACTTCTAAGTATAGGAGTTGATTTTTTAGCAGGTTACATAGGAGCACAACAAGCAGGTGCTAGCAAATGGGGACAAATTGGAGCAATGGTAGGATTGCTGCTGGGCTTTTTCGGATTATTGCCTGCTTTACCTGTTGGCGGTCCATTATTGGGGATGTTGTTGGGACCTCTTTTAGGAGCAATTATCGGTGAGTACCTTTACAGACATGATGTAGCGATCGCTATTAAAGCCGGGATTGGAATAGTGGTCGGTACAATACTTGGAAATTTGATTCAAGGATTGTTGGCAATTGGAGCTGTTGTGACTTTTCTTGTCACCACTTGGTCGCAGGTTTTTGGTTCTTAA
- a CDS encoding cofactor assembly of complex C subunit B, which yields MTNDVLRRLPIVVGGLGAVLLLINRLLTPDITDSQARADVLGVILSAVLILIGLLWQQVQPRTPDAVQLVGEEGFVLAPDLPETVKTELAWASHLLLTNTVTRSLVIYYERKVLLRRGILAEKSDVVPGAILNRVLEKQKPVYLVDLKVYPGRVEFDYLPENTQGVICQPIGKEGVLILGANAPRSYTKQDENWIAGIADKLAVTLESANG from the coding sequence ATGACAAATGACGTTTTGCGGCGTCTACCTATCGTAGTGGGTGGGTTAGGCGCTGTGCTTCTGTTGATTAATCGGTTACTGACACCAGACATAACTGATTCTCAAGCACGTGCGGATGTACTTGGTGTCATATTAAGTGCTGTATTAATTTTGATCGGTTTACTATGGCAACAAGTTCAACCGCGAACTCCCGATGCGGTTCAACTTGTAGGTGAAGAAGGTTTTGTTTTAGCCCCAGATTTACCGGAAACTGTAAAAACAGAACTAGCTTGGGCATCGCATTTGTTGTTAACTAATACGGTGACGCGATCGCTCGTTATTTATTATGAACGTAAAGTTTTGTTACGCAGGGGAATTTTAGCTGAGAAATCAGACGTAGTACCCGGAGCAATACTCAACAGAGTGCTAGAAAAACAAAAGCCGGTGTATTTGGTAGATTTAAAAGTCTACCCAGGACGAGTTGAATTTGATTATTTACCAGAGAATACTCAAGGTGTCATTTGTCAACCTATTGGTAAAGAAGGAGTCCTTATCTTAGGTGCAAATGCTCCTCGAAGCTACACCAAACAAGATGAAAACTGGATTGCTGGAATAGCAGATAAATTAGCTGTTACGCTTGAAAGTGCTAATGGCTAA
- the rpaB gene encoding response regulator transcription factor RpaB produces MESHKEKILVVDDEASIRRILETRLSMIGYDVVTAGDGEEALDTFRKADPDLVVLDVMMPKLDGYGVCQELRKESDVPIIMLTALGDVADRITGLELGADDYVVKPFSPKELEARIRSVLRRVDKTGASGIPSSGVIHVGNIKIDTNKRQVYKGDERIRLTGMEFSLLELLVSRSGEAFSRSEILQEVWGYTPERHVDTRVVDVHISRLRAKLEDDPSNPELILTARGTGYLFQRIIEPGEE; encoded by the coding sequence TTGGAAAGTCATAAAGAAAAAATTCTGGTAGTAGATGACGAAGCCAGCATTCGTCGGATTTTGGAAACACGCCTTTCCATGATTGGCTATGACGTAGTGACAGCAGGTGATGGAGAAGAAGCGTTGGACACGTTTCGCAAAGCAGATCCAGACCTAGTCGTCCTTGACGTAATGATGCCAAAGCTAGATGGCTACGGGGTATGCCAAGAATTACGCAAGGAATCGGACGTGCCCATTATTATGCTAACCGCCTTGGGAGATGTGGCAGATCGAATCACGGGTTTGGAGTTAGGTGCTGATGATTACGTAGTTAAGCCCTTTTCCCCCAAAGAGTTGGAAGCCCGCATTCGGTCAGTTCTGAGGCGAGTAGACAAAACGGGCGCTTCCGGGATTCCCAGTTCCGGTGTCATTCATGTAGGCAATATTAAAATTGATACGAACAAGCGGCAAGTTTATAAAGGTGACGAACGCATTCGCCTAACAGGTATGGAGTTTAGCTTGCTAGAACTGCTAGTGAGCCGTTCGGGCGAAGCTTTTTCCCGTTCGGAAATTTTGCAAGAAGTATGGGGATACACGCCAGAACGCCATGTGGACACCCGCGTTGTTGACGTGCATATCTCTCGCCTGCGAGCAAAACTAGAAGATGACCCCAGTAACCCAGAATTAATACTGACAGCACGAGGAACTGGTTATTTGTTTCAACGGATAATTGAACCAGGAGAAGAGTAG